The Rhododendron vialii isolate Sample 1 chromosome 8a, ASM3025357v1 genome has a window encoding:
- the LOC131298639 gene encoding protein decapping 5-like, with amino-acid sequence MVLLLIYWVTLEDFGMRFFLVETGRIVVLSGNFSGITRVNNSASTFDRLLSQKLKASRKLVNNLEHPLTPDIPNDPAIIQAHYPCSTSPSSSYLSASATPPINISSSAHLGHPNSISEGILSLDQPVKNLRSWDSFLPPPTENGNGITIPTYWPDHIGFSGGVSQMQSPAMNVSLPSDTSTFAQFSHPLLPTVGTSCPYLTFNMPLPLPLPTSVPTIQSATLPPNLDVNPVLPPVVDRSKSSYETVSQSKASIDGSSSLVHSELSMPSLLTPVHLFPLGPPGESSSHLQTSSGFSVFVFLLNKTVARTHHVERDNIREKGNSLKGDPLCSHHVYRVQRGRANRPNGASLHPHEKSMGNSQCQENGEFEFLKCFMPNTAAVHTHSSYRSRGRGKGNQITIAVHIHHSYRGRGPGKGNQVSFAKSKFTEDFDFEAMNEKFNKEEIWGHLGRSKKIGLEDHEGDVNDNGANKSEEEDEVKTFYVKDDFFDSLSCNSLNHELVKRRAAKLSEQRRIDIEVCCAPLSVLSTMKHWPAEGVAISVS; translated from the exons ATGGTACTGTTGCTCATCTACTGGGTTACTTTGGAGGACTTTGGCATGAGATTTTTCCTTGTAGAA ACTGGAAGGATTGTGGTGCTTTCTGGTAATTTTTCTGGGATAACTCGTGTTAATAACAGTG CTTCTACGTTTGACCGCctattgtcccaaaagcttaaagCCTCTAGGAAGTTGGTCAATAAT ttggAACACCCCCTTACTCCAGATATTCCAAATGATCCTGCAATTATACAG GCTCATTATCCTTGCTCAACGTCACCATCTTCAAGCTATTTGTCTGCTAGTGCTACCCCTCCAATAAATATTAGTTCCAGTGCACATTTGGGACACCCAAATTCAATTTCCGAAGGAATTCTCTCCCTAGATCAGCCTGTCAAAAACTTAAGGTCTTGGGATTCATTCCTCCCTCCTCCAACTGAAAATGGGAATGGGATCACAATTCCAACTTATTGGCCAGACCACATTGGGTTCTCAGGGGGAGTTTCTCAGATGCAAAGCCCCGCCATGAATGTATCTTTACCAAGTGATACATCAACCTTTGCACAATTTTCTCATCCCTTGTTGCCAACAGTTGGTACTAGTTGCCCATATTTAACTTTCAACATGCCTCTACCATTGCCTCTTCCAACAAGTGTTCCTACGATACAGTCAGCTACATTGCCTCCTAA TCTAGATGTAAATCCTGTTCTACCTCCTGTCGTGGACAGATCTAAATCAAGTTATGAAACCGTTTCTCAATCTAAGGCATCTATTGATGGGTCGTCCAGTCTAGTTCACAGTGAGTTGTCTATGCCATCTTTATTGACTCCAGTTCACCTTTTTCCGCTTGGGCCCCCAGGGGAATCTTCATCTCATCTGCAGACT TCTTCTGGTTTCTCAGTTTTTGTATTCTTG CTGAATAAAACTGTTGCACGCACTCATCACGTTGAGAGGGACAATATAAGGGAAAAGGGAAACTCG CTCAAGGGAGACCCTTTATGCAGTCATCACGTCTATAGAGTCCAAAGGGGGAGAGCAAATAGG CCAAATGGAGCTTCCTTACACCCTCATGAGAAAAGCATGGGCAATTCTCAGTGTCAAGAAAATGGGGAATTTGAATTCTTAAAGTGCTTTATG CCAAATACAGCTGCTGTACACACTCATAGCAGTTATAGGAGTCGTGGAAGGGGAAAAGGAAATCAGATTACAATAGCTGTACACATTCACCACAGTTATAGGGGTCGTGGACCAGGAAAAGGAAATCAG GTATCTTTTGCAAAGAGCAAATTTACTGAGGATTTTGATTTCGAAGCAATGAATGAAAAATTCAACAAGGAAGAAATATGGGGTCATCTAGgtagaagtaaaaaaattggACTAGAAGACCATGAGGGGGATGTAAATGACAATGGTGCAAATAAGtcagaagaggaagatgaagtgAAG aCTTTTTATGTTAAGGATGACTTCTTTGATTCGCTATCTTGCAATTCACTCAATCATGAGCTTGTGAAAAGAAGGGCGGCCAAGTTATCTGAACAGAGGAGAATAGATATTGAGGTATGTTGTGCCCCATTATCTGTCCTGTCTACTATGAAGCACTGGCCTGCTGAAGGGGTCGCCATATCGGTGTCATAG